The Sylvia atricapilla isolate bSylAtr1 chromosome 12, bSylAtr1.pri, whole genome shotgun sequence genome has a segment encoding these proteins:
- the CA7 gene encoding carbonic anhydrase 7: MTGHHSWGYGQADGPSEWHKAYPIAQGNRQSPIDIDSARAVYDPNLQPLVISYESCTSLSISNTGHSVMVEFEDTDDRTGISGGPFQNPFRLKQFHFHWGTTHSQGSEHTIDGKPFPCELHLVHWNARKYATFGEAAAAPDGLAVVGVFLEIGKEHASMNRLTDALYMVKFKGTKAQFRGFNPKCLLPLSLDYWTYLGSLTTPPLNESVTWIVLKEPIRISVKQLEKFRMLLFTSEEDQRIQMANNFRPPQPLKGRIVRASFKA; encoded by the exons ATGACTGGCCACCACAGTTGGGGATATGGGCAGGCTGACG GCCCTTCCGAGTGGCACAAAGCTTACCCCATTGCCCAGGGAAACCGGCAGTCCCCCATTGACATCGACTCTGCTCGGGCAGTCTATGACCCCAACCTGCAGCCCCTTGTCATCTCCTACGAGTCCTGCACCTCCCTCAGCATCTCCAACACCGGCCACTCCGTCATGGTGGAGTTTGAGGACACTGATGACAGGACAG GAATCAGTGGAGGGCCCTTTCAGAATCCATTTCGGCTAAAGCAGTTCCACTTCCACTGGGGGaccacacacagccagggatCAGAGCACACCATTGATGGAAAACCTTTTCCCTGCGAG ctcCACTTAGTACATTGGAATGCCAGAAAATATGCAACAtttggagaggcagcagcagctccagatgGCTTGGCAGTAGTTGGTGTTTTCTTGGAG attggaaaagaacATGCCAGTATGAACAGGCTCACTGATGCTTTGTACATGGTAAAATTTAAA ggtaCAAAAGCTCAGTTTAGAGGCTTCAACCCTAAATGTCTCCTGCCCTTGAGTCTAGATTACTGGACATACCTTGGTTCTCTGACAACCCCACCCCTTAATGAAAGTGTGACATGGATAGTGCTGAAAGAACCCATCAGAATCTCTGTGAAACAG CTGGAGAAATTCCGCATGCTGCTCTTCACCAGTGAGGAAGACCAGAGGATCCAAATGGCCAATAACTTTCGCCCCCCTCAGCCACTGAAGGGAAGAATTGTTCGAGCTTCCTTCAAGGCCTGA